The Vigna unguiculata cultivar IT97K-499-35 chromosome 11, ASM411807v1, whole genome shotgun sequence genomic sequence gttatgtattatattttttttgaatttacaattaaaatatgttgttaaattattatttttttcgtaAATATTTGCGGATACCTATGGATATTCGTggatattaaaagaatatgtaGGTACCCATATAATGAATACCCGCACAGATTTGGGATCGAGTACGAAACACATATTTATCCAGCAGGTAGAGTACGGGGAAGCTACTACCCGTACTCTACCCGCcttgttgacatccctagtagTGTCAGTGCCACATATCAATCTAATGTCATTGTTATGTGTCAAGTCAATATCATTGTGACGTGTCAATGTCTCTTGACTTATATTCAATTcagttcaaatttttgttatttttgttcaatttaattataattttcgttatttttgttcaatttaatttaaattttgttcctttcaaaattgaccaaatttaatttttatataaatattatattgaattttttatttttatttttattaaaatttatattaaatatttctttcattatttttataccaaACCTAACTATACTTTGGAAGGAAActtatatttatgtttgaattttctacatgtaaaaaatagagttaaagttagtttaaaattagaagaaaagatcttcattgttttcaaaattagaagaaaaattcttcattattttttaaatgataagaaaaattcttaattatttttaaaattagaaggaacGTTCTTCATTATCTTTACAATTAGAAGGAAagttcttcattatttttaaaattagaagaaaaattcttcattatttttaaaattagtagaaaaatTCTTCAGTATTTTAAAATCAACtctaaacttattttttacatgtaacAACCATCAAACATATAATCATGGTTGGTTtagaaataatgaaataaatatgtaatgtaaatttaaatttaaattttaataaaaataaaaacttcagtataacatttatataaggtaaaatttggacaatttggagagagacaaaattgagactgaattgaacaaaaataataaaaaataagactaaattgaaaaaatttaatgaaaattgagACTGAATCGAATATAAGTCACGAAATACTGATACATGAGAGTGATATTGACTTAACACTAACACTTGTCACATATCACAATATTGACTTGATAtgtggataatttttttaaaattaaaaaaattgtgaaatgaCACATGACAATTACTATTTACATCATGTTAACATTTTAAACGATATCTagaaaaatgaccaaattaacaataatttacaaaaaagtataattttttttttaatatttcaaaaaaacgaggtcaaaaataaacaaaatttatgaaagttgaaatcaattttgtatttAAGTCTACATTAAATGatgatttttattaatatttgttttacattgttttctgtgatattttttttatcaaaactgTCCCTAAAAGTTTGctaatctttttttataattaatgatatataaatagTAATTATATCAAGAAACGGCctcatatatttatatctaaaataacattaaaatataaaaatgcaaTGATGGTTGATAATTGGAATGACAAGTGAAATCATCTccatcatattatttttattttaacgtataattttagaaaaaaatcatattaattaaatattagtacgaataatacataattttaaatttagtatgaATATATAAGTATGAgctttttttataaacatttctttaataaattaagtatgaaaataaattattacaagATGTTTTGAATAACTGaatgaaaacattaaaataattaaacttgtCAGTCAAACTGAAAAGTTTGTCtcaataaatatgtaaattattaCAGAATATTTTAAGTATCGAAAAAACGTGTATCGAAAAAATAACACGAAAAACAAATactaataaactaattttaacctgtttatacttttttgttttgatgtcATTACCACAGTCAATGTTTATACAAAGTTACGGGGCCGGTTTGACTTTTGGGTGCACACAAAATTTAAAGCCtcttttaaactattaaaaagaaggtttgaaaatttaatataatttaattatttttgttaaatttattagaatagataatttttttatcaaatttgttattaatattgtattaattatactaacaaaacaaatcatccttattaataacttcaattttaatggatttggtttaaaaaaattaacaaaaaaaaaaaatctttccatccatttttaaaaaataaagattaaattacaccaattttcacaaattaaataaaattgagattaaaaaaagttgaagaccaatttaatattttttattaaaacatagaccaaataaataattaaatccaataacaattagttaaaattattgtCATTTTACTTTTTGCGACATTTGAGATATATTTGAGATATTTAGTTTaaaatgtatcaactttagttttaaaaatcctaacaaaaaaatttcagaCATGTATTTTTCTTACGTTGTGTGAAATGTTAATCATATGATATTACATTCAAGTTCTGTGATTTCTTCTATTGATTTGCTTCTTTCTTGTTTAGAAGAAACCCAAAGCAATCATAAGATGGGAGCATTAAGGAATGGATTAAATTTCGGATGAGCCATGGAATCAACGTGTAGAAAGAAAATCAAGTAAGTGTCACTGTGTCACATAAAGTAGTTAGCGGCTTTGAATGCACAATAGCAAGATTTTCAAACAACTGCAGACAAAGTAGACCCTAATGCACTGTTTCTGGATCATATCAGTTAAATGTTCATCTCTTCACAACAAAACACAACACAGAACAAAAAGACACATTCGTCCCTCACATATCATTTACTACAACTTAAAAAACGTTAACTTTTTCTTTACATTGATTATCCCAATTAAAGCAAAATTAAGGTAAACCTTGTAATTGGAACAAGCTGTTATGCCAACGTGTAATTTTAGAGTTTAAAGCTGTGTTCCATCATTAACAGACCAAAGTAAACTGGTTTTCCATTGCAGCTTTGTATTAAATATGGTAAGTGATTTTTTAGTTCTGGgaatttggtaattttttttcttttcttttgtgcACATTTTTAACATCAATGACTTAGTTATGGTCAATTTGAATGGACGTGGTTTGAAGAGGTTACTACTGACACTCATTATAAAGGTACTGCATTGTTGGGTACAGCTCAATTATGCCACTGGCTAGCATTTCACACATCCACATGCAAATGCAAGAGGTGGTTCCCTAATGATCCATTGCTTCTGTTGAAGAATCCTTTggttttctctctctctttctaccGACATTATCTCTCTTTATATCAGCCTGAGTTCTAAAGCAAAAGGCAAAAGGCAAAGGGTTGGCTTGGCTGTGACCCCTTTGCACAAAGGAAAAGAGGGTGCTGTGTTAAAAAAATACAGAACTTGGTTGGTTCAAAGTTGCAGCAAGTTTGTCTTTTTTTCCATTTCCACATTTTGGGTTAGGGAGGGAAGGAGAAAAACCAAGAATCAAGAAATGGGGTGCTCCATGAGAGTGTGTAGTGTCTTATTTTTGACAGTGTTGTTAGTGGCATGTGCTAGAGGGGAGGACCCTTATAGGTTTTACACTTGGAATGTCACATATGGAGACATTTATCCTCTTGGTGTTAAACAACAGGtactttttgttgtttttgttgttattgaTGATGCTGTTTTTATTTTCGTTTCTCTCCTTAATTCGTTGTTTGTTCTTATGAGTGATACTGATATATGGTGTGAAAATTGTAATGGCAGGGTATTTTGATAAACTGGCAATTTCCTGGGCCACAAATTGAGGCTGTGACCAATGATAACTTGATTATCAATGTTTTCAATAGCTTGGATGAACCTTTCCTCTTATCTTGGTtagtctctctctctctctctctctctggtGTCGTTCTTGTTTACTCCACTCTGAAAGTATCAGTGGCAGAAAAGAAGTTGAAGGAACAAACGTTTCCTTTTCCTTCTGCTTTTTCACTATTATTTTTCACTATTATGAGAGCCTATTTTTGGATACTGCGGCGTCGTTTAAAAGGGGTAATGCAGAATTAGGAGcattgtttgtgttgtttactGGAATATATTATATGCTAATTGCTAGATCTGGgtgatttaagaaaaaaattagactaGAGCTGTCACAGATTTTCTGCTATGTGTTTCAGTAGATCATAAGATGCTTCTATTGTCACTCTCACATGTTTGTTGTAACATTTCAAATACCCTTTCTTAAATCAAATAATTGTTCAGAGACATTTTgtaaaatctaattaattaaaagtgacTATAGACACCCCTGATTGAAATATAAACACTTGTCTGATCTAGAAAATACTAAATTGCTGATTTAATCTGCTGATGTTAGACTATAATACATGAATGGAATCTTGCTTTTGCCCCCAAAATAGCTGCCAATGTTTGATATGTAAAGTCGCCAAAACCAAATAAGTTTTAGAAATTCAAATGTGAGTCTTGTGAAAAAAAGACCAATAAACTCATACTCATTGTGGTgtcaatgttttatttattggtTGAACTAAAAAAgaatcttttatattaaaaaaaagaatcttTTATATGGGTTGAACTAAAAAAGAAACCCATCAATATCTAAGAAGATAGTAATCTCAAGGCTATGTCTACAATTTCAGTGATATGTAAATTGTGTAATTCATTTGAAGAGACTTCAGTGTTATACTACTTGTTTCTTTGTATAGGAATGGAGTGTTGCAGAGGAGAAACTCATGGCAGGATGGAGTGTATGGTACAAATTGTCCAATTCCACCAGGCCAGAACTTCACTTACGTTCTTCAAGTAAAGGATCAAATTGGTAGCTACTTCTACTACCCTTCCCTTGCATTCCACAAGGCAGCAGGAGGGTATGGTGGATTCAAAATTGCGAGCCGCCCCGGAATTCCGGTGCCTTTCCCTCCTCCGGCCGGAGATTTCACCATATTGGCCGGAGACTGGTACAAGAGAAATCATACAGTAAGTTGCTTTCTTTGGATTATTGTTGATGAATTTGGCTAAGCATGCTagcattttaattcaaattaatggtacatatgattttagtttttcactttATACAACTTGCTTGCATTCCCAATGTTATTAGTCCTTGTATTCTATGTAGTAGTAATATAACTAAGAAACAATCTACACTTTCCAAGAAATCCTAAGCAAGCGTCTTGATGAGTCAGGGAAAATTATCTCGATTTATGGTCTAGATTAATTTCATCTGACATGTAATTGAATGCTATTAATGCTCTAGTAAATTGAAAATCTCAATAATGTATTGCGTGAAGATTGATGAGAACAATAAACACTTGGTGGTTTGGCACCATCTAATAAATGCTCTGGATGTGATTTTGCAAATAAACGCTACTGGGTGTGACTTTTGTGTGTCCTTAACCATTTGACTTTATTTGTTCACTGCCAAACCTGTTTCAAAAGAGACTAAATCATCAGCAAAATTGTGTTTATTCTTGCAGGATTTGAGGGCAATTTTAGATGGTGGAAGTGACCTTCCCTTCCCTGATGGACTTATCATCAATGGACGTGGTTCCAATGCCTACACTTTCACAGTTGATCAAGGTATACAAGAACTTTAAGCAAGTTGTTTACATGAAAGCTGATAACATTGCATATGTTggataattttatgttaaattatgaGGTGTTTGATTTTTGGACAGGCAAGACATACAGATTCAGGATTTCAAACGTGGGTCTCACAACTTCAATCAATTTCAGAATCCAAGGTCACAAAATGACAATTGTTGAGGTGGAAGGGACCCACACTCTCCAGAACATTTATGATTCACTTGATGTTCATCTGGGGCAGACTTACTCTGTGTTGGTTACAGCTGATCAACCACCCCAAGACTACCTTATAGTTGTCACAACACGATTTACCTCTCAAGTGTTGAATGCAACCTCCATTTTTCGTTACAGTAACTCTGGAGGAAGTGTTACAGGCCTTTTTCCTTGGGGACCAACTATTCAAGTTGATTGGTCTTTAAACCAAGCTCGCTCTCTTAGgtatttatttcatattcaaaACCCAAATGATACATGTTATTGtacattttcatcttcttctccattAACTAGATATATTCTATAACACAGTACTACCATACTTACTacatatatatgattaaatCAGGAGGAATTTGACAGCAAGTGGACCAAGGCCTAATCCACAAGGATCATACCATTATGGTCTGATAAACACAACTCGTACAATTAGACTTCAAAATTCTGCTCCAGTTATCAATGGCAAACAGAGATATGCTGTGAATAGTGTCTCCTTCATACCTTCTGATACACCACTTAAACTGGCTGATTACTACAAGATCCAAGGGGTGTTCTCTCTTGGAAGTATCTCTGACAACCCCACTGGTGGTGGTGGTTACCTTCAAACTTCTGTCATGGAAGCCGATTTTCGTGGCTTTCTGGAGGTTGTGTTTGAGAATACTGAAGACACTGTGGAATCTTGGCACATTGACGGCCACAGCTTCTTTGTAGTAGGGTAAGATCACGTAACCATTCCTTTGTGCTTCAAATTTGATACTGAACTTCAGTGTTACCCCTCTTGATTCTACTTGGTTTCTGATTAGTTACTGCTATAGTTCAATAAGCTTTATATATGATCCATGTAGCACACTCATTTATACCacttttttcattcaattgatATCAATGGTTTTTGCTTTCACCATCTTGTAGTAACATGTATTGTATCTCTCAAAATTCTGagttctttgttttcttccattgaacatacaaaaatttacaacttataataatatatcttgCATTGGAACGAGCAGAATGGATGGAGGGCTATGGTCACAAGCAAGCAGGCTTAGTTACAATTTAAGAGATACAATTTCTCGTTCCACAGTTCAGGTAATCAATCATGTTTGTTATCCCTTGTGATATAACTCTGAATATGTGATTTTCCTTATATCAGAAATCATATCAGAATTTACTTTTAAAGTAATTCTCTAATCATGCAGTGATTTCTGATTGACTAACAGGGTAAAAAACTTTTTTGAGTCTTGTGAAAAAGTTTCATTTCATTGGAgaagtttttcaaatgaaactaTTATTGTTTATGGGAGAAGCCTTTGTCAAATCAAATGTCACTTTCATTGGCatgattattgaaaaatatcaaCTTTTAGCATTGTTTGGATTGACAGGTTTATCCCAAGTCATGGACTGCACTTTACATGCCTTTGGACAATGTGGGAATGTGGAATGTGAGATCTGAGAATTGGGTTCATCAGTATTTGGGTCAGCAATTTTATCTGAGGGTTTATTCCCCTGCAAATTCATGGAGAGATGAGTATCCAATTCCAAGTAATGCTCTGAGGTGTGGCAAAGCTGTGGGTCACTACTAATGCTACAACTATGGAGATTTTTGTTGAACAGTGTCATTCATTTCCATTCAAGGCTTAACTCAAGCCAATATTCTATTGTACCATTCATGTTGTGATGATGCTATAGATTATAGAATTATAGGTTGTTCATGTCCTTCTCCTATTCATGATGTTATGTCCAAATTCAGCTATAAGATCATATCTGTATTTGGATTATGATATtcttatttatactatttatttaaataggttCAAGGGACCTAATTTTAATGTGTCATGGAAATGagattgttgttattgttggtgGTGTAGTAGTTAGTTGCTTATATTAACATAGgatttgtttgtgtgtgtgttttctaagaagaaaaagtaagttctggttaaaattatgtttcatcAGCAAACAGATTCGAACAAACTgaagataataaaaacaatgaataaaCTATAATGGATtgtgaacacaaaaaaataaaaatcgaaAAGGACAATAGAGAGAGATT encodes the following:
- the LOC114170096 gene encoding L-ascorbate oxidase homolog, which gives rise to MGCSMRVCSVLFLTVLLVACARGEDPYRFYTWNVTYGDIYPLGVKQQGILINWQFPGPQIEAVTNDNLIINVFNSLDEPFLLSWNGVLQRRNSWQDGVYGTNCPIPPGQNFTYVLQVKDQIGSYFYYPSLAFHKAAGGYGGFKIASRPGIPVPFPPPAGDFTILAGDWYKRNHTDLRAILDGGSDLPFPDGLIINGRGSNAYTFTVDQGKTYRFRISNVGLTTSINFRIQGHKMTIVEVEGTHTLQNIYDSLDVHLGQTYSVLVTADQPPQDYLIVVTTRFTSQVLNATSIFRYSNSGGSVTGLFPWGPTIQVDWSLNQARSLRRNLTASGPRPNPQGSYHYGLINTTRTIRLQNSAPVINGKQRYAVNSVSFIPSDTPLKLADYYKIQGVFSLGSISDNPTGGGGYLQTSVMEADFRGFLEVVFENTEDTVESWHIDGHSFFVVGMDGGLWSQASRLSYNLRDTISRSTVQVYPKSWTALYMPLDNVGMWNVRSENWVHQYLGQQFYLRVYSPANSWRDEYPIPSNALRCGKAVGHY